A portion of the Arcobacter sp. F155 genome contains these proteins:
- a CDS encoding lipopolysaccharide assembly protein LapB — protein MIQNKCTIYSSTLYKTNREKQSDALITKKGNCLDITFCEEDDFDKFEEDLSSLCGNSFSYYFKKRVSSSIISIISIVVIMFAFLSVSIYEDLLKKIVFEMPFEWETNDSIALGFVLLFLFGLFLMPSILEAKRSEFKNILASWLNKDIKKQKRVSLALSQYDKKTQIDIYNIDLLEKEHWVYQILLKALFKKFSNINIHVRNDEVKKIEKRLSSYNITNIEIVKEKSKAFTKDINFLFSSREQKLNSLLQLCSTKKFNTSLVYVSLELFEYCGKNLLESNEKNEHLTFGFQNFINRSFDDFKFLRQEDSSRIYFTNNFHFKVLSDEQRRLAYFLRNHLEECIEYFDNPISLLILYNYVKDIVLDERRVLNILERFIVTVEKRQQYKLIDEYWFEIAGKMFDSYDLKSFETTKESIYRKLSVESLNFLLALFERNGYFEQAILVAKYLYEINPNKYSVLISSLYERMGLFDEAFSYLPKELQINENKKPSEIEIKYLQRKAWIIVSQRKEELRQEGKETLEKLFTLISSHNEDNEPIWLWHYYNIKANYEEWDCNFEEAIKNYKKCLSIPTLGAFEYGATFVNMAIAYRFTYLTSTKQKDASIIQKSIYYGKVGLQLKESVGDRDELPVVQHNQALNILYKELYSIQKEDELLNEALAYTNEAIEILDSTGSIKRLGMILMENIICKQLLQVDFDDIVTRLKEHLVNLDDNELKQLLNLYKEFKKANKITAINFLEND, from the coding sequence ATGATTCAAAATAAGTGTACTATATACTCTTCCACTCTATATAAAACAAATAGAGAAAAACAAAGTGATGCTCTTATTACTAAAAAAGGCAATTGTTTAGATATAACCTTTTGTGAAGAGGATGACTTCGATAAGTTTGAAGAGGACTTAAGCTCTTTATGTGGGAACTCTTTTTCTTATTATTTTAAGAAAAGAGTTTCATCTTCCATAATCTCAATAATCTCAATAGTTGTAATAATGTTTGCTTTTCTTTCTGTATCTATATATGAAGACTTACTTAAAAAGATAGTTTTTGAAATGCCTTTTGAATGGGAAACTAATGACTCTATTGCTTTAGGTTTTGTTTTACTATTTTTATTTGGACTTTTTTTGATGCCATCAATCTTAGAGGCAAAAAGAAGTGAGTTTAAAAACATACTAGCTTCATGGTTAAATAAAGATATTAAAAAACAAAAAAGAGTTTCTCTTGCACTTTCACAATATGATAAAAAGACTCAAATCGATATATACAATATTGACTTACTAGAAAAAGAGCATTGGGTTTATCAAATCTTATTAAAAGCCTTATTTAAAAAGTTCTCAAATATAAATATTCATGTTAGAAATGATGAAGTAAAGAAAATAGAAAAAAGATTAAGTTCTTATAATATAACCAATATAGAGATAGTAAAAGAGAAATCAAAAGCCTTTACAAAAGATATAAACTTTCTTTTCTCTTCAAGGGAACAAAAACTAAACTCTTTATTACAACTATGTTCTACCAAGAAATTTAATACATCTTTAGTTTATGTATCTTTAGAGCTTTTTGAGTATTGTGGTAAAAACCTATTAGAAAGCAATGAGAAGAATGAGCATTTAACTTTTGGTTTCCAAAACTTTATAAATAGAAGTTTTGATGATTTTAAGTTTTTAAGACAAGAAGACTCTTCAAGGATATACTTTACTAATAACTTCCATTTTAAGGTTTTAAGTGATGAGCAAAGAAGATTAGCTTACTTTTTAAGAAATCATTTAGAAGAGTGTATTGAGTATTTTGATAATCCTATTTCATTATTGATTTTATATAACTATGTAAAAGATATTGTATTAGATGAAAGAAGGGTTTTAAATATCTTAGAAAGGTTTATTGTAACTGTTGAAAAAAGACAACAGTATAAGCTTATAGATGAGTACTGGTTTGAAATCGCTGGAAAGATGTTTGATTCATATGATTTAAAAAGTTTTGAAACTACAAAAGAGTCTATATATAGAAAACTATCTGTTGAGAGTCTAAATTTTCTTTTAGCTTTATTTGAAAGAAATGGTTATTTTGAACAAGCTATTTTAGTGGCAAAATATCTTTATGAAATAAATCCAAATAAATACTCTGTACTAATCTCATCTTTATATGAAAGAATGGGACTGTTTGATGAAGCCTTTTCATATTTACCAAAAGAGTTACAAATAAATGAAAATAAAAAGCCAAGTGAAATAGAAATAAAATACTTACAAAGAAAAGCATGGATAATAGTAAGTCAAAGAAAAGAAGAGTTAAGACAAGAGGGTAAAGAGACTTTAGAAAAACTATTTACTTTAATCTCTTCTCATAATGAAGATAATGAACCAATTTGGTTATGGCACTATTATAATATCAAAGCAAACTATGAAGAGTGGGATTGTAACTTTGAGGAAGCTATTAAAAACTATAAAAAGTGTCTAAGTATTCCAACTCTTGGTGCGTTTGAGTATGGAGCTACTTTTGTTAATATGGCTATTGCTTATAGATTTACTTATCTAACAAGTACTAAACAAAAAGACGCTAGTATTATACAGAAGTCAATATATTATGGAAAAGTAGGTTTACAACTAAAAGAATCAGTAGGGGATAGAGATGAACTTCCTGTGGTTCAACACAATCAAGCTTTAAATATTTTATATAAAGAGTTATACTCTATTCAAAAAGAAGATGAGCTACTTAATGAAGCTTTAGCTTATACAAATGAAGCAATAGAGATTTTAGATTCAACAGGATCTATTAAAAGACTTGGAATGATACTTATGGAAAATATTATTTGTAAACAACTGCTTCAAGTAGATTTTGATGATATTGTAACTAGATTGAAAGAACATTTAGTTAACTTAGATGATAATGAGTTAAAACAGCTATTAAACCTATACAAAGAGTTTAAAAAAGCAAATAAAATAACAGCTATTAATTTTTTGGAAAATGATTAA
- the ovoA gene encoding 5-histidylcysteine sulfoxide synthase translates to MDYIRNTINLSEGTVEEKREEIKKYFLQTYELDEKLFDLLKDKEHIFKQPNRLRHPLVFYYGHTATFFINKLNIANIIDKRINKTYESIFAIGVDEMSWDDLNDEHYTWPTYEQTKAYRDEVKKLVLELIDTIEFTMPINWDSPMWIILMGIEHENIHIETSSVLLRELNLKYLKEEELFTYCNEFNDSFPQNELVEVKGGEVILEKDYDNPIYYGWDNEFSFHKATIRDFKASKYLVSNGEFLEFVKEGGYSKPEYFTKDGEEWLEFSKAKHPTFWVKKEGRYYLREINRIVPLPLNYPVDINVYEAEAFCKFKSEKLGFEVRLPSEDEFYRLNDYVKAQSQEANIGLKYFNQTPVDKYKMGDFYDVVGNVWQWSITPTYPLDGFKTHPVYDDFTTPTFDDRHALMKGGSFISLGNEVLRSARYAFRKHFFQHAGFRYVQSSNDYRTQLNDNVYETDEQISQYCEFHYGEENFGVRNFPKASVELLKPYFDEIDSKKALDLGCSVGRSTFELAKHFDEVLGIDFSANFINVGVKLKKYDTLTYKVATEGELFEEKTISLKDFDLEDTKKKTSFMQGDACNLKELYTGYDLIFCSNLIDRLYYPQKFLDDIPNRVNKDGLLVLLSPYTWLEDYTPKENWLGGFIKDNKEIKTLDTLKQNLEDRFELVQTIDVPFVIRETARKHQHTVSQMSIWKKIK, encoded by the coding sequence ATGGACTATATACGTAATACAATTAATTTAAGTGAGGGAACAGTAGAGGAAAAAAGAGAAGAGATTAAAAAGTATTTTTTACAAACATATGAGTTGGATGAAAAGCTTTTTGATTTATTAAAAGATAAAGAGCATATATTTAAACAACCAAATAGGCTAAGACACCCACTTGTATTTTATTATGGACACACTGCAACTTTTTTTATAAATAAACTTAACATAGCAAATATTATAGATAAAAGAATAAATAAAACATATGAATCTATCTTTGCAATTGGTGTTGATGAAATGTCATGGGATGATTTAAATGATGAACATTATACATGGCCAACTTATGAACAAACAAAAGCATATAGAGATGAGGTTAAAAAGTTAGTATTAGAACTAATAGATACTATAGAGTTTACAATGCCAATAAACTGGGATAGTCCAATGTGGATTATCTTAATGGGAATAGAACATGAAAATATTCATATAGAGACTTCATCTGTATTATTAAGAGAGCTAAATTTAAAATACTTAAAAGAAGAAGAACTATTTACTTACTGTAATGAGTTTAATGACTCTTTTCCACAAAATGAACTAGTAGAAGTTAAAGGTGGTGAAGTAATACTAGAGAAAGATTATGACAATCCTATCTATTATGGATGGGATAATGAATTCTCTTTTCATAAAGCTACAATTAGAGATTTCAAAGCTTCTAAATATTTAGTTTCAAATGGAGAGTTCTTAGAGTTTGTAAAAGAGGGTGGTTATTCAAAACCTGAATATTTTACAAAAGATGGAGAAGAGTGGTTAGAGTTCTCTAAAGCTAAGCATCCAACCTTTTGGGTTAAAAAAGAAGGAAGATATTATCTAAGAGAGATTAATAGAATAGTTCCATTACCGTTAAATTACCCAGTTGATATAAATGTTTATGAAGCAGAGGCTTTTTGTAAGTTTAAAAGTGAGAAATTAGGTTTTGAAGTTAGACTTCCAAGTGAAGATGAGTTTTATAGATTAAATGATTATGTTAAAGCTCAAAGCCAAGAAGCCAATATTGGACTTAAATACTTTAATCAAACACCAGTAGATAAATATAAGATGGGTGATTTCTATGATGTAGTTGGAAATGTATGGCAATGGAGTATTACACCAACGTATCCATTAGATGGATTTAAAACTCATCCTGTATATGATGACTTTACAACACCAACTTTTGATGATAGACATGCTCTTATGAAAGGTGGGTCATTTATCTCTTTAGGAAATGAGGTTCTTAGAAGTGCAAGATATGCCTTTAGAAAGCATTTCTTTCAACATGCAGGGTTTAGATATGTTCAAAGCTCAAATGACTATAGAACGCAATTAAACGACAATGTATATGAGACAGATGAGCAGATTTCTCAATATTGTGAATTCCACTATGGAGAAGAAAACTTTGGTGTAAGAAACTTTCCTAAAGCTAGTGTTGAACTATTAAAACCATATTTTGATGAAATAGACTCAAAAAAGGCACTTGATTTAGGATGTTCTGTAGGTAGAAGTACATTTGAATTAGCAAAACATTTTGATGAGGTACTTGGAATTGATTTTAGTGCAAACTTTATTAATGTGGGAGTTAAGCTTAAAAAATATGATACTTTAACATACAAAGTAGCAACAGAGGGTGAACTTTTTGAAGAGAAAACTATCTCTTTAAAAGATTTTGATTTAGAAGATACTAAAAAGAAAACTTCATTTATGCAAGGTGATGCTTGTAATTTAAAAGAGTTATATACAGGCTATGATTTAATTTTCTGCTCAAATTTAATTGATAGATTATATTATCCTCAAAAGTTTTTAGATGATATCCCAAATAGAGTAAATAAAGATGGATTATTAGTTCTTTTATCTCCATATACTTGGTTAGAAGACTATACTCCAAAAGAGAACTGGCTTGGTGGATTTATAAAAGATAATAAAGAGATAAAAACTTTAGATACTTTAAAACAGAACTTAGAAGATAGATTTGAACTTGTTCAAACTATTGATGTACCATTTGTCATAAGAGAGACTGCAAGAAAACATCAACATACAGTTTCACAAATGAGTATTTGGAAAAAGATTAAATAA
- a CDS encoding ComEC/Rec2 family competence protein, whose protein sequence is MNSLQLISTKKQLISFLLILLAVFTFNIFYEYFKYKDFTKEEVYLDTYEVLNIYEKEDFLVLKLQNEKLSFFTSIDKENSIEKLDLITIAVLSRGVSFYEFLKGFYTKSIFYENIEKVHSFKTMVFHKINTLHKEEKIQELFNALFLAIPISKENRQIYTDFGISHLIAISGFHLSIISFIIFILLFYPYSFFHGKYFPYRNKKADVVLITIFILLYYLYLTNLVPSLLRSFIMFTLAFLYLRSNIKVFSFESLAITLLIILSLFPKYLFSISLWFSISGVFYIFLYIHYFKTLPKLFSLVFFNFWIFFVFNPIVHFFFPNTSYEQLLSPFFTLFFTLFYPFEIVLHLIGLASFLDEYILMFLNYKMDIYEVSTSWQFCISYVLFSLFSIYSKKSFIILNILLVIFNIKIFF, encoded by the coding sequence ATGAATAGTTTGCAATTAATCTCAACTAAAAAACAGTTAATATCTTTTCTTTTAATCTTACTTGCTGTTTTTACTTTCAATATTTTTTATGAATACTTCAAATATAAAGATTTTACTAAAGAAGAAGTTTACCTTGATACTTATGAAGTGTTAAATATCTATGAAAAAGAAGATTTTTTAGTTTTAAAACTTCAAAATGAAAAGCTAAGTTTTTTTACTTCCATTGACAAAGAAAATAGTATTGAAAAGTTAGATTTAATAACTATTGCAGTTTTATCAAGGGGTGTTTCTTTTTATGAGTTTTTAAAAGGCTTTTATACCAAATCGATTTTTTATGAAAACATTGAAAAAGTTCATAGTTTTAAAACAATGGTTTTTCATAAAATAAATACTCTTCATAAAGAAGAAAAAATACAAGAGTTATTTAATGCTCTATTTTTAGCTATACCAATCTCTAAAGAGAATAGACAAATATATACTGATTTTGGAATCAGCCATCTTATTGCTATTTCTGGTTTTCATCTTTCTATTATCTCTTTTATTATTTTCATACTTCTATTTTATCCATACTCCTTTTTTCATGGAAAATATTTTCCCTATAGAAATAAAAAAGCAGACGTTGTTCTTATTACTATATTTATATTGCTTTATTATTTGTATTTAACTAATTTAGTTCCTTCTTTACTTCGCTCTTTTATTATGTTTACTTTGGCTTTTTTGTATTTACGTTCAAATATTAAAGTGTTTTCCTTTGAGTCTTTAGCAATTACACTTTTAATCATACTCTCATTGTTTCCTAAATATCTATTTTCTATATCCTTATGGTTTTCTATTTCTGGAGTATTTTATATCTTTTTATATATTCATTATTTTAAAACTTTGCCCAAACTATTTTCACTAGTATTCTTTAATTTTTGGATATTTTTTGTTTTTAATCCTATTGTTCATTTTTTCTTTCCAAATACTTCTTATGAGCAGTTGTTATCTCCTTTTTTTACACTGTTTTTTACGCTTTTTTATCCTTTTGAAATAGTTTTACATCTAATAGGTTTAGCTTCTTTTTTAGATGAGTATATTTTGATGTTTTTAAATTATAAAATGGATATCTATGAAGTTTCAACAAGTTGGCAGTTCTGTATAAGTTATGTACTATTTAGTCTTTTTAGTATTTATAGTAAAAAATCTTTTATTATTTTGAATATTTTGTTAGTAATATTCAATATTAAAATCTTTTTCTAA
- a CDS encoding RraA family protein, producing MNFFTADICDEHPDKVHVLDNEFKNYGAKDKVFAQVVTVKLDRNNSELIKILRDEDGTGKIVVVDVDDEYFAVVGENLMKFAHGNNYEAILVNGYVRDTEQIKDIPVALYARGTCPRKYIPVTEGERNVELSFCGVQFNDGDYVYADVDGIILAKEKIV from the coding sequence ATGAATTTTTTTACAGCTGATATTTGTGATGAACATCCAGATAAAGTACATGTACTTGATAATGAATTTAAAAACTATGGTGCAAAAGATAAAGTATTCGCACAAGTTGTAACGGTAAAGCTTGATAGAAATAATAGTGAGCTTATTAAGATTTTAAGAGATGAAGATGGAACTGGTAAAATAGTTGTTGTTGATGTAGATGATGAGTATTTTGCAGTTGTTGGAGAAAACTTAATGAAGTTTGCCCATGGAAATAACTATGAAGCTATATTAGTAAATGGTTATGTAAGAGATACTGAGCAAATCAAAGATATTCCTGTAGCACTTTATGCAAGGGGAACTTGCCCTAGAAAATATATTCCTGTAACTGAAGGTGAAAGAAATGTTGAACTATCTTTTTGTGGAGTACAGTTTAATGATGGGGATTACGTTTACGCAGATGTAGATGGAATAATTCTAGCAAAAGAGAAGATTGTCTAA
- a CDS encoding gamma-glutamylcyclotransferase, with amino-acid sequence MYLFGFGSLINLNSAQKSFERELSYKDLIPVRVKGLKKVWNSIEQINFDSKDTNGVFLNLQKDENSSTNGVVVKLSQEEFEVLKQREKNYSQVIIKAQDVQGANLDEDVIAFMTTNEEKLAKVGDENTYIPAKYIDILTSAFEHYDEEFVNEYKKEALEEFPFPLKQGVYKFSDPLQNKLAKEGIRK; translated from the coding sequence ATGTATCTTTTTGGTTTTGGTTCTTTAATTAATCTAAATAGTGCCCAAAAATCTTTTGAAAGAGAACTTAGCTATAAAGACTTAATTCCTGTTAGAGTAAAAGGTCTTAAGAAAGTTTGGAACTCTATTGAGCAGATTAACTTTGATAGCAAAGATACAAATGGAGTATTTTTAAATCTTCAAAAAGATGAAAACTCTTCTACAAATGGTGTAGTTGTTAAACTAAGCCAAGAAGAGTTTGAAGTTTTAAAACAAAGAGAAAAAAACTACTCTCAAGTTATAATCAAAGCCCAAGATGTTCAAGGAGCAAATCTTGATGAAGATGTTATTGCTTTTATGACTACAAATGAAGAGAAGCTAGCAAAAGTAGGAGATGAAAATACTTATATTCCTGCTAAGTATATAGATATTTTAACATCAGCCTTTGAACACTATGATGAAGAGTTTGTAAATGAGTATAAAAAAGAAGCTTTAGAAGAGTTTCCTTTCCCTTTAAAACAGGGTGTTTATAAGTTTTCAGACCCTTTACAAAATAAGTTAGCTAAAGAGGGTATTAGAAAATAG